The Lactuca sativa cultivar Salinas chromosome 2, Lsat_Salinas_v11, whole genome shotgun sequence genome includes the window GTACATGTTCTTTGTTCATTGTTGAGTTTTATATATAAATGAATAATGATTTTTTATTTCTATTACCATAAAatggaaaaaaatttaaaaagtcaaaggTCGAAGGTAATAGGTTGAGGGACTAAGGACAAAGGTCAACGGTTAACTTTCGATGGTCACCGGTCAACTATGCATCCCACTTGACTTTCGGATTGATCCACCACTCGCAATTGGTCACACATTGATTGAGTTGTAggctttgaaattattttttgtttcaaCATTATACATAATTTGCACTTATTTAAATTGTCATAACTTTTTCACTTTGAAGTCgaaatgacattatttttaattcaatatgGGGTTTAACATTTGTATTTCAGTTTAGGTCATATAATATAAAATATCAAAACTGAAATCATCgtgtaaacattttttttatgtattgggTTATTTTTTTATTGGTTGATTAGGTATTATTATAATCATTTGGGTTCAAAGCATTAAGTAGTTGTACCACGTGTATCTGATTTTAACATGGTATTTGACCAAAAAAACTAGGATCAACACTGAGAGTCCGACACCAGCACCTTTGTAGTCTAACTAGTCCAGATATAGATTCTCATCTTTATATATATAGTAAAAGAGAAacttgatgacatcatcttcaacAATCATGACCATTCATTGTGTTTTCATGATTAATTTCAATCACTGGATCATTTTGATGATCTCatcataaaattaaattaaattaatatgaACTAAATTAAGTTGACTATATTTGAAAAGTTGAAAACTTATTAATGGTGACTGAAATTTTTTAACTGGAATGTATTGAAGTGAAATAAATGTCAGCATAATTGTCAAAACATAAATATGGTTCTTTGCAATTTAAAATCAAGTAACTTTTATATACCTTTCATAATTATAGAATTTGAaatcaaataattcaaaatagTATGATATGAATCACAATGTTAATTTCTTCGGATCAATTCCAAAATCGTTGTTCAAAATTATGTATAAGTATAATCTCATTTAGTTGTTATCACAATTTCGTGAAATATGGACTTTGCAGCATCACGTTAGAATACCAACTTCATAAGCTTAGCAAAATTTTTATTTACTGGTTAATTTTTTTACACCTGATTATAGTTTATGTGTTCAATATATTTATCAATGGCTTATTAGTGGGTTTTTGATAAATGGGTTttctattctctctctctctctctctctctctctctctctctctctctctctctgtgtgtgtgtgtgtgtgtgtgtgtgtatatatatatatatatatcactcactctctctctctctctctctctctctctctctttgtgtgtgtgtatgtgtttggaTTGGATTAAGTAAAATTGAATCTAATTAGTTATGTGTTAATTGGATTGGATTATGTGTTTGGATTggatgaaaaaataaataaataaaagtaaaaatggaGTACCTTCATGAAGGGTTTAGTGTCTACATATGTTATTTcttcaaaatgacttattttggcTTGCTGTAAAAATACTTTTAATTGGAATGATTCGTATATTCTTTAATATATGTGTGTGTCTGTGTTTCTCAATCAGCATATGCATTTTTGTCCAAAGGTAAAAAAAAAGGCAAATGTAATTTTGATATTGTCGTATTATACATACTTGTTGTAAAATGACCTATTTACCTTTGTTATGTGTGTCTGTTTGTGtttcagtgtgtgtgtgtgtgtgtgcttggattGGATTGGATTCAGTGTTTGTATTTGATGATATAAAATTCAATTTAATTAGttatgtatttggatttgattttGCGTTTGGATCGGATGAAAAtagaaataaagaaaagtaaaattGGAGTACCTTCCTGAAAGGTTTAGTATCTACATATATTAGATCTTCAAAATGACTTATTTACCCTTGTAGTAAAAACTACCTTTTTGGGAATGATTCATATATTTCTTTAATATATGTTTGTGTCTGTGTTTCTCAATCAACATATTCTTTTTTTTTCCAAGACCATGTACTTTTGATATTGCTTTATTATGCATACTTGCTGCAAGATGCTTTATTTACATCAAGATGATAATGCAGGTGTTATCATCCTCCTAAGTATGGCAAAGTTCAAAACTTTGGAtggtaaaaatgtttttttattataaatgtccATGTCATTacattaatattatatttataagataaattaatttataactttaattgttatatatatgaaaaaaaatttatatattttttaaaacatttatgatATAGTAAATTGGTGTGTCCATCGTTGCTACTATTATCGGTTTTGATTTAGATGAACACTGATATTCGTTTTATTGTCGTGACTGTTCAAATAAAGTAAGTAACAATGATGATGATATTAATGTTGAACCATTTAATTGTGATGGTTGTGGTGGAGTTTCTGATGTTTACAGCAAGtaagttcattagttacatttgtAAAGTTCTATTGTCATTAATCTATATTCGAATGTTTCCAATTTTATTTCATCGCCcattaaaatgtcattttataatttttagggTGAGGGTCTTAATTTGTGTTCAATATGAAACTGAGTCTGCTTCTTTTGTATTATTTGACCGTCATGTTAAAGATGTCATTCACCGTAGTAATCAGTGCCAGATGGAAAAGATATCAAAGATAACGTTAACTCGTCTCttattttgttttataataagTTAATCTAGTTATTACTCTAaactggttccggttccaaaccgAGGTTGGGCCGGACCACATTTGAATTGATTCAATTTTTTCTTAAGTTGCCTAGATTCATGTAGTACACATTTAATTCAATTCTTTCCATTATTCCATAAGAAAAAAACCTTGCTCAAATCCACATACATGTATAAAATCAACCATATAAGTACATATTAACCATAAAGATCCAACAGATTCACAATACAAAACGGAAGCTACAGCTATAGACCTATAGATCACGAAGTTCCTTGAGATTCATCGGAGACACATATTTTGGGTCACCTGCAATCAACTGCTTGGCGATTAGCACATTTGCAGCCTCGCTAGGGTGGTAAGGAtcccaaaacacatgtttatctcTGTCTGTACACAAAGTCGACGTCGGACCACAAGGAATTATCCCTGCATATTGACCTCCGTTCCCGCAGCATGCTTTGCTCGCAGTTTTAAATCCTACAACATTCAAACAATTCCATGTAATTTAGATCTGAAGAATACTTGATGCATTGATTATTTGATTTGATTCTCACCGTATTTGGCGTAATTTGTAATGAGCTCCATCACTAAGTCGTAGACGTTGGCATGAACAAAAGTAGCTCCGGGGAGATTATCGTTGAGTTGTGCAATCAAATCTTTCAATTTAGAATTGTATTGAAGTGCGAGTTGATTTGGTAATGCCACACATTCATCCTCCTTCAACTGATTAATCGTCCTCTGATATGGAATGCATCCAATTGGCCCGACGTTTCCGAGGATGAATTTCCTTGCGTCCAATTGATAAAGTCTCTGTAATAATTGGAGTCAAATTTCAACTACGTACATATTCTTCCAATCAAATACAATGTATGTGTGTGATGGATGATTGTAACTGTAGACTGAGACTTACAGTAAGCTGGGCTTTGAGGTGACTAAGGAGATCATCGACAAAAGAATCGGGGGTCTGAGTAACCCTAGCTCCAATCGATAGAACAGGGAGCAAATAATTGTTGAGGAAGTCGTTAGATCCGATTGTGATTGAGAAGATTGATTTCTTCATGATGTGTTCTTTTGCTTTTGATGCACCGATGAGTTTATCGATCTGTTTTCTCGTGATGTTGAAGTAATCAATCTGGATGTCCATGGATAATCGATTAACCTGTAACAACAAATTCAGAATAATTGTCATGAACAGAATGATATCCTTTTGTGATTTCAGTAAGCTTAAAACTTACAAAAATTCTCCCGGTGGCGTTCATGATTCCTCCACCGCCGGAGGCGTAATTCACACCGTATAATAATGCTTGTCCAGTGGAATTCGGATCCAGAAACGGCACCGCATAGTGTTTTTGCCCTAGTTCCTCCCCTGTAAACAATGTATAACATTTCGTTAGTTCACCATTGATGAAAAAAAAAGGAGTAGATATGAGTTGAGGATCATACCAATGATGTCTCCGATGGTTCTACCATTGGTGTAGCGGCCGGTAGGTTTTCCTCCGGAAGCTTTGAAATCAATTCCGTTGGGCTTGATGTTAGCTTTAGATAAGGTAGGCAAAAAGTTATTATTTCCGGCATCTACCAAAGAATCGCCGAATATATAAGAAGCTCCCAACGCCGTGCCTTCATCACCTCCATCAGTAGCAGCAGCAGTGTAAGCAATGAAGAGAAGGAAAGCTGAAGCCAAGGAAGATAGAAAATCCTTAGGAGCCATTGAAGGTGGTGAATGAAGTGAGAATGAAGGAGTAGCAGAGGTGGAGGTTTATATTTGTGGAAGGTCGTTGTAGTAAAAATGGATGTGTGTTTGGTACGACCTGGCGGAGGAGGTTGTTGATCCACCATGGGAATTGTTTGTTGTTGTTGTCTTCACCTGTTTTGACTAATTGGAATGCCAGGTTTTAGGACATCTCGATGGGCGTTATGGACATGGCAACCGTCTGCAGGGTTGTTGTAAGTTCGATCTGTATTCTCTTTTGCTCGAATCCATTTGATTGTTTTCATCTGTAAAATAATGAAATTGCGAAATAAAAACCATAATAAGAAGATTGTGCTAGATGTATACGATTTTAAAATATTACATTTTGTGAAAGTCGATCGAGGATTTTCATGGAAATTTTAAAATTacaattattattaattttagaaaaagtcaaaaaacagtaaaaatggtccctgtattttacattttttaaagttttggtccaaaccttaataaatttatataaatgatCCTTTTAACCATCTTTAGTTGTAGATTTTTTTTTGGAGGAGAACTTCCCAAATGAGGGTTCCAGACTAATTTTCCCGAACCAACTAATCCTGACTGCAAACATGAAACTATGTCTCCTGTCCTAGAGTCATTACAGATGAACATCTCATGGTTACACGGGTTGAATAGTATCATGATTTGAACATAGGTCAATAGGTTATTCACCATATCTTACACATGTAACaccaagtcaccacaacccaagtggttatCTTTAGTTgtagattctctctctctctctctctctctctctatatatatatatatatatatatatatatatatatatatatatatttcaaggtTCATTTGTCAAAAATcaagaacatatacatatacactcTAGGGGTATTCGTATGTTCAAATCCAATGGATTTCGATGGAACCGATCCAATCCAATCATCCATTAGATGTTGAATTTTGTCAAGTGATCCAATCCAATTCAATATAAAAAACAGAACCAAATTGATCCAATTGGATGTTGGATTGAATCGATCTTATCCATTAGATATTTTTGATTGGTTTAATCCATTGGTTATCCGTTATCCAACCAATTATAATCATTTTCTACCGAATAACCAAATACACTTATGATAACTAAAAATAAACCACATACAATTACGCTAAATAAGACTAACAAAGTAACATTAACTTCAAGCATTCAACTTATATTTTTATTGAATAATAACATTAATTGGATTTGGATAATAATCTTGGATATTTATTAGATTAAAATTGGATTGGATTGGTTCGGTTATCCATTGAATTTTCAGGACGATCCAATAACCGATCCAATCCAATTGGATTTTGAAATTTCGCATCCAATCCAATCCAATTGGTTGGTTCGCAATTGGATCGGTCGGTTTCAATTGGATTAGTTAATTTCTGCACACCCCTAACACACTCCATATTTTCTAAGGTTCttcaaaaaaaacacacacacacataaaacaaGCACACTCATAAATCTAAAACATTTCTAGaactcaaaaaaatgaaaattcgTAAAATCAAATCTGGAACTCCAAAAAAGCCCAGAAAATGAATATGAAATCGTTTGTTCTTCAAAGTTGTTTCCGGAACTAAAAGAAGTCCAGAAAACAAATATGGAGTCGATTTGTGTGTGTGGTTTTTGTTTATGGAAATCGATTTGTGCTTGTGGTTTTTGTTTATGGGAATCGATTTGTGTGTGTGCTTTTGTTTCTGGAAATCAATTTgtgtataacatcccaaaaatagtagtaaaatttttatttttcaaacaccCAAAAGATACAACCAATTGTTCCAAACCAATCATAGTATAAACATTCTCAACATCATAGTGAAACCAATTAAAAATGAGGAATAAAATCAGGGGGATGTCATACGATCATGTCAGactcttccctttggaactagaagtaccttaaaaattttaaaacacaaatcgtaagcgcaaagcttagtgagttccaaaaaataccacatacaccatATATAACAACAAGTAGCTATAACGGGTTGGTAAAACCCTAAGTCTGTATTCACTCTGAGTCCAAACCAACTCCATCGGGTTCGTATCAACCACGGGTTAGTATCAACCTCGATTTCGTATTGAATCTGAGTCCATATCGACGACAtcgggtccgtatcaacccaTATGCATATAACATACAAGCATACCGACAATAGTCACGAAgactagggatgtcaacgggggtaAACGGGATGGGGATTGCATCCCCCGCCCCCACCCCCAAAATTTTCCCGTTGCCCCGCCCCCGCCCCTGCCCCCGAATTCCCCTTATGACCCCCGCCCCCTCCCCTGTTcccccgcccccgattgattttgggctacCTTATTTGGGTTTAAAGAAGTTCTTGTTTGGGctataagaaaatattttttggataacaaatagatatttataatataattttacatgttacaaacaacttaaaaacatgttttttgttgtatttttgtACGTACAAATCATTttaatgtttattatatttatataattaatatatgttaatttatataatttattaacgaGGCCCTCAtgggggtttcgggacgggaCTACCACCTCCCGTCCCCGCCCCTgaaattaaaacgggggttaaccttgcccccgcccCTGCCCCCGTCCCCGATGTTTTTCAACAAATGCCCCCATACGGGATGGGGCTCCCACGGGATCGAGGTCCCACgtgactttttgacatccctaacgAAGACAACATGCACAAAACGACACCTAGTATCTTATAGTATAATAAGAAGAATCACCTTATTCACGAAGTCAACTAAACCACTACTCAATGCCATGCAACCGGTGCTACAACACACCTATCAAATCATATAAGGTCGAACCATAGACTATACCCTAAATCCAAccatttgaccaaaagtcaaccatagCAAAaaatcaatggtcaaagtcaacatcaacATCCAACAATACCAATAGTTGACCCTCACGCCGTGACCATCCCTTGGTCACATCGTGAGAACGCACTTAACTCGATTCCAAACTCGGTCTTGCACCAACTCAACCAACTTGGTCATGGATAACCCACTTAGTAGGTATCACGACGTGAATGCTCCTTGGTCATATCGCGAACACAACAGGACAAGACAATCGAAGAATCCTCCATCGTCACGTCGTGGCACTCTCCATGTCACATCATGACCACCGTATGAGGTAACATCTCAATGATttgagtccttaatccattaagtcttcaACTCCAACTTTCCAGAAATCTTTAAGGGACTCTATAGGTTCAtaaaaattagcaactttatggacatgcatgctcCATGCATGTCCTCTACCCAACCTAGGTCAAAAGGAAAGAAAATTGCCTACGCTCATGCAAGGTTCACAATCCACAACTAAACCTTAGATCCATTATGATGCTCTAAGAACTCTGGAAGAcaataaagttgccaaatttattcCATCCATTCACTCAAATAAAAACTATgaaccaaaagggactaaaacaactTAGATCTAAGAGAATAAACCATAAAGGTAGAATCTTGAATCCTTACAAATGGTCCAGAAGGTGTTATTAAAGATGGGAAAGTGTTTCTTGCTTGATACTTGCACCAATTCTCCTTCTACTTCCTTCAAAGAGCATCAAACCCACTAAAATGAGCCAAAACCACCAAAAAggactagggttagggtttatgaGGTCTGAGTGATATGGAGACTAAGAAATGAACCCTAAATCTAAGTTTAGAGTGCTTAAAAACGAAGGAAGCCATAAAAGATCATGGACTTGGGTTGCAGCCCTTGTTACTTCGTGACCATCATCCATATACGCATTCTTCATTTGGTTGGTCACGTCATGACCTCCCTATGGTCACATAGTGTCCTTCAGTTTTCCCCCAAAACCAAGTTTTTGACTCCTTAATGCCCTAAATCGATCCAATCTGGAAAATAGGTGTTACGCTGTGTGTGTATATTCATCCTTGAATTttgatttgtgtgtgtgtgtgtgtatatatatatatatatatgtgtatgtgtgtgtatgtgtgtatgtttgtgtgtgtgtgtgttttcatttttgaaatcgatttgtatataaatatgaaagtgtttcaagaaggtgtgtgtatgtgtgtgtgaatctgaAATTGTTCCCTTGTCCTCTAGTCACCGCCCCACCCTCATCCTTCAGTAACATGTGATTTCTGGGCGTCAATGAATGAAGGAATGAGAGATGCCATCAATAGAGACAACGAAGAAGGAAGCACACATCAGTTTTCACTTTTTGGAGCTCTTCCTTTGTAGAACACCAAGGTTTTTCTCATTCCAAATATCATCCTCCTTAACAATCTCAAAGAGATTGTTGTCCTCCGTCATgtgaaacttttccttttaaaTTAAGAAAAGCTTACAACTTTTGAGTAAAACCCAACGACTTTACAACTTATGGACAAAAACCTGCAACTTTAATCTGTAAACACTTGAAAATAGCAAATGATTTTTTAATGAtggttttgagagagaaagggagCTTATTTAAAACCATGAAAAAAGAAGTCGGTGAGAAAAAAGGGTTAAATTATAAGGAATGAATTGGGGTTGCtataattatgagctaaaaaccAAGGAACATGAGTAATTATTTGAATGGGGTTTTACTCTACGATCTCGAGTGAATTATTGATAAATATCGAAGGAAAATGATTGAAagaatggagagagagagagagagagagagagatgtggggCCCTTTCTTTTTAatgtttattaaatattataGAAATCATTAAAATATAAGGAATAATTGTATAATAGTTATTCAGTTTAGACAGAGACTAAAACCGCAAACAAACTTGTTGAAATGACCATTCATCCAATTTTGGAAGGGTTTGGACATGTTTCTGAAAAAAAATACATGTCATAGGGAGCATTTTTGCACTTTTGTCTTATTTTTATAAGACAATATATTTGATCATTTTGTATAGCCTTTTGATTATAAAGTATATAGGTTGAAGGACTAaccatatttaaataaaaaaaattttaacATATACAGTTTTGTTTTAAAAACTATAGGCAAAGCAATATGGACTACccatatttaaataaaataaattttaacatTTCCAGTTTTGTTTTATAGACTATAGTCAAAGCAATATTCATAATACACACGACCAATCATGGGCCTGTGTCGGATGTGCAATTGCATCATACATGTGTCGTTCAGGAGACCCGGAATATTTTTACATACACCAGTACATGCAACACATCAATGACGTAAAAAATCATGTTTCCACAAATAGACAAGCATTCCACGGCTCGAAGGAATTAGGATACCCTCCGTGGAATGACAATTAGGTAAATTAAGGAGGGGAATATGCATAAAAATGACAGATCAAATCCTCGGAGGGAGCTCTACGGAACTGTTCTTCAAATTATTTTTTTGACGGATCGATTCCTCAGTGGGAGCTTCGAGGAACTGTTCTTCAACGTTCATTCATCGGACGGAGCTCTGCGGAACTGTTCTTCAGCTTTTTTTTACGGATCGATTCCTCGGAGCATAAGTTCATTCCGCAGAACCATCGAAGGTAGCTTTGCGAAATCCGTAGCTATATGTGGAaagaacattttttatttttatgttttggaAAATACCCCCAA containing:
- the LOC111876702 gene encoding GDSL esterase/lipase At2g23540 → MAPKDFLSSLASAFLLFIAYTAAATDGGDEGTALGASYIFGDSLVDAGNNNFLPTLSKANIKPNGIDFKASGGKPTGRYTNGRTIGDIIGEELGQKHYAVPFLDPNSTGQALLYGVNYASGGGGIMNATGRIFVNRLSMDIQIDYFNITRKQIDKLIGASKAKEHIMKKSIFSITIGSNDFLNNYLLPVLSIGARVTQTPDSFVDDLLSHLKAQLTRLYQLDARKFILGNVGPIGCIPYQRTINQLKEDECVALPNQLALQYNSKLKDLIAQLNDNLPGATFVHANVYDLVMELITNYAKYGFKTASKACCGNGGQYAGIIPCGPTSTLCTDRDKHVFWDPYHPSEAANVLIAKQLIAGDPKYVSPMNLKELRDL